The following DNA comes from Candidatus Parvarchaeota archaeon.
CCCAGTGAAGGGGGCTTGCTTTGAATTTTTTTGTTTTCATTGGCCCCATTGTACTCCTTGGGTGGGTGCTTCTCAAGAAAAAGCTCACCGTCTTTTGGTGGTTCCAAATTCAGATGGGGGAATCCGGGGGGTCTTGCGCTCCTTTTTTAAAAATCGGTGGCAAGGCCCAGATACGTTGCGGGCGTGAGCGCCTGGAGGCGGGTTTTTTCTGGAGCCGGCAGAGGCAAAGAGGCAACAAATGCCCGCACCGTTTCCTGCGTCACGGCCTTGCCGCGGGTCAGGGTTTTTAGTTTTTCGTAAGCGCCGGGCACGGCATATTTGCGCAGTATTGTCTGAATCGGTTCAGCAAGCAGGGCCCAATTTTCATCCAGTTCTTTTTGTATAACTTTTGTGTTCAACTCAAGTTTTTGGAATCCTTTGAGTATTGATTGATAGGCCAAAAGGCTATATCCCAGGGCGGTTCCAATATTCCGTTGCACGGTGCTGTCTGTCAGGTCTCTTTGCAGCCGACTCTGCAGTAGCTTTTCTGAAAAATGCCTAAGCAGGGCGTTGGCAAGACCAAGATTTCCTTCCGCATTTTCAAAATCGATAGGATTCACCTTGTGCGGCATGGTAGAAGACCCCACTTCGCCCTGAACCACGCGCTGAGCAAAGATCCC
Coding sequences within:
- the purB gene encoding adenylosuccinate lyase, giving the protein LARKWKRVPLLALTHGQSATPTTVGKELHVFAMRLQRQAAMLKNQPILGKFNGATGNFNAHLVAYPQLNWKKLSKNFVQNLGLTWNEWTTQIEPHDSQSEFYDNVARFNAILCDLARDLWLYISRGIFAQRVVQGEVGSSTMPHKVNPIDFENAEGNLGLANALLRHFSEKLLQSRLQRDLTDSTVQRNIGTALGYSLLAYQSILKGFQKLELNTKVIQKELDENWALLAEPIQTILRKYAVPGAYEKLKTLTRGKAVTQETVRAFVASLPLPAPEKTRLQALTPATYLGLATDF